Genomic DNA from Mycobacteroides chelonae CCUG 47445:
GGGGTGCCGCGCGAACGCCGGGCGATCTCCACGCCCGCGTCGACTCCCAACTCAATGCCGAGGATTCCCGCCGATCGGGCCAGCACCAGCTCGAGCTCTTCGGACTCGTAGAAGTCCATGTGCGCCGTGAATCCGAAGCGATCCCGCAGCGGCCCGGTCAGAGATCCCGAACGGGTTGTCGCGCCGACCAACGTGAAGGGCGCCACCTCCAGAGGAATTGAGGTAGCGCCGGGACCCTTGCCGACGACAATGTCGACCCGGAAGTCCTCCATCGCCAGGTACAGCATTTCCTCGGCGGGCCGGGCGATGCGGTGAATCTCGTCGATGAAGAGCACATCGTTTTCGACGAGATTGCTCAGCATCGCCGCCAGGTCACCCGCCCGCTCCAGCGCCGGGCCCGAGGTGACCCGCAACGAGGACCCCAGTTCGGCGGCGATGATCATCGCCAGCGAGGTCTTCCCCAGCCCAGGCGGCCCGGATAGCAGTATGTGATCGGGAGTACCACCGCGATTCTTCGCACCGGACAGCACTAGATCCAGTTGCTCACGCACGCGCGGCTGGCCGATGAACTCCCGCAGCGACTTGGGCCGAAGTCCGGCGTCGATGTCGTTCTCACCGACCGTGAGCGCTCCTGACATCTCGGGACCGGCGTCGAAGTCGTCCTCCGCGCCGTCAAGCTCGTCGAAGCGGCTCACCGTGTTTTACCCAGCAATGTCAGCGCCGACCGCAGCACGGTCGAGGTGTCTCCCTCGGAATTGTCTTGAGCCAGAACGGTATCGGTGGCCTGTTCGGCTTGTTTGGCGGCGAATCCGAGGCCGATGAGCGCCTCGACGACCTGGGTGCGCACCAGGGATGCGGTACCCCGGCCCAGCTCGGTAGTGCCACCGGGGGCTGCCGCCACCTTCTCGCGCAGCTCGAGCACCATGCGCTCGGCGCCGCGCTTGCCGATCCCGGGCACCCGGGTCAGCGCATTGACATCGCCATCGGCCAGCGCCTGGCGCAGGGCCGACGCGTCGTAGACCGCGAGCGTGGCCATCGCGATCTTGGGCCCCACACCGGAGACCCCGAGCAGCGTCAGGAACAGGTCGCGCGCATCGGTATCGGTGAAGCCGTACAACGTCATCGAGTCCTCGCGCACGATCATCGCCGTGATCAGCCGCACCTGGGCGCCGCGCCGTAGCGTCGACAGTGTGGCGGGGGTGGCGTTGACGCGGTATCCGACGCCAGCGGCCTCGATTACCACGTGATCGAGCGCGATGTCGATGACCTCGCCATTGACCGAAGCAATCATCGGGCTACCGCCTTCATCCGGGCCGCGAAGGCTTTCCGCTGCTCTTCGGCGGCGGCCTCCGCTTTCGCCATTCTCGCCAGCATGGGCGCACGCCAGCAGTGACAGATTGCCAGGGCCAGGGCGTCGGCCGCGTCGGCGGGCTTCGGCGCCGTCTGCAGCTGCAGGATGCGTGTGATCATCGCGGTCACCTGGGATTTATCTGCCCGGCCGTTGCCGGTGACGGCCGCCTTGACCTCCGACGGGGTGTGGAAATACACCTCGATACCCCGCTTTGCGGCACTGAGCGCAACTATTCCGCCCGCCTGGGCGGTACCCATCACGGTCGACACGTTCTGCTGAGCGAAGACGCGCTCGATGGCCACCACGTCGGGACGGTGGGTGTCCATCCAATGCTCTACGACCTCGCTGATCGCCAAAAGCCGTTGCGGGAGAGGCTGATTGGCCGGGGTGCGCACGACGTCGACATCCAGGGCCACCACCTTGCGACCCGAGGAGGCCTCGACCATGGACAGACCACACCGGGTGAGTCCCGGGTCGACTCCCATCACTCGCACGCGCCAGCCCTCTCGCCGTAGAACAGTTGTTCGATAGCATATCGAGAGAGCTCGCCCATTCCGCATAGCAACACGCGAGGGCTCTGCAAATGTCAACATCCGTTGGCCTAAGCTCAGCGCATGTCTACCGAACCTCGGCGATCGGACGCCACTCGCGCGGCCATCCTCGAGGCCGCCCAGGAACACTTCGCGGGCGTCGGCTACGAGAAGGCAACCATACGGGCTATCGCGGCAACCGCGGGCATCGACCCATCCCTGGTCATGCGGTACTACGGCAACAAGGCCAAGCTGTTCACCGCTGCGGCCAACTTCGACATACATTTTCCCGACGATCTAGCTGAGATTCCGCGCGATCAGCTCGGAGCGAGCATGGTCCAGCACTTCCTCACCCAATGGGAAGCCGACGACACCATGGTCGCGTTGCTTCGGGCCGCGGTGTCCCACGAGTCCGCACGGGCACGCATGGAGGAGATTTTCAGCTGCCAGATGGTTCCGGTCATCGAATCATTGACCGCGGATCGGGCCATGGAACGCGCGGCGCTGATCGGTACCCAAATGATCGGTTTGGCGATGTGCCGTTACGTCATCCGACTCGGAAACGTGCCCGCGATGACGCACGAACAGATCATCGACCTCATCGCACCGACCATCCAGGCCTACCTGGACTGCGACTGCGATTGCGAGGCGCCTTAGCGCGCGCCCTCGGGCTGCGTCCACGGGCGCAGCCGCGGCAGCCACCGCGGTACGTGCTGCGCATACTCGGCGTAGTCGCGGCCGAATCGCCGCAACAGGCCGCGCTCCTCGACCAGCGGGAAGTAGATCGCGTTGATGGCCACGAAAGCGGCCGCGTAGATCAGCAAACCAACGGAGTTCACCGCGAACGCTTCACCCAACAGGATGGCGATGACGCCGGTGATCATGGGGTTGCGCATGTGGCGGTACGGGCCGCGCACGACGAGACGCACCGGCGGATCGAAGGGCGCCAGGGAACCCTTGCCGGTCTGATGAAAGAGCATGACGGTGCGCGCCACCAGGAACAGGCCGGCGGCCACCAGCAGGGTCCCGATCACCGTCGCCGTCATCGACATCTGATCCGACATCCACGACGGCACCTGGATACCGGACCCGTAGAGGATCACCAGCGGAATCAGAACCGTCACGGTGACCGGCAGCGCGAGAACCGCGCGCGCAGTGCGCCACAGGGATGTCGTTTCAGGCGCCGGGGCGACTGCTTGTGTGGCCATGACCGGCCTCCCCTCACTCGTGGATGTCTTATATGTACGCCTGCTTGACATTCAAGTCAACAGATGTTGACCAACAGTTGTTGACGTCACAGTAACGCCGTCCAGTGACATTTGATTCCCGGCCATCGGCACGATTCGGGCCCGCCGTCTGGGTCCGATTACTGTCGTCGGAGTGTCTGTCGGAAAACTGCCCAGCGAGAAAACGGTTCAGTGGTGGCCTCCCCTCGGCGTGATCTTGATGCTGGTGCTCGGGTTCTCCGTCGGGAAGGGTTCAACGCCGCTTGACAGGTGGTTTTTCGATGCGACCCAGGTCGCGTTCGGGGTGCAGCCACGCTGGCTGCTGTTCTTCACCGATTGGGTGTTCTTGGTTCCGGTGCTCGTGGTGTGCGTCGGGTTCGAGCTGTATCGGCGGCGCTGGCGGGTCGCGACAGTTGTTCTCGTCTGCCCCTTCATCGCGAACTGGACCACCCAGGCCACCAAGATGCTCGTCGGCCGCGAGAAGGGCGGATACCTCGCTTATCCCAGCGGCCACACCACCTTCGTGGTGGCCGTGACGGGGATGCTGGTGCTGGTCGCCGGCGGAGCCCTTTGGGCGTACATCGCCGCCGCGATCGTCAGCATGCTCGGACTACTCGGGCAGGTCGCCTGCGGGTATCACTACTTCACCGACACCATCGGTGCCGTCCTGGTCACCACCGCGGTCGTGACCCTGGCGTTCTGGGCTGCAGGTCAGTCTTCGTCGAGCGCGGCGAGCACCTCGTCGGACAAATCCACGTTGGTGTAGACGTTCTGCACGTCGTCGCTGTCTTCCAGCGCGTCGACTAGCTTGAACACCTTGCGGGCGGTGTCGACGTCGACGGGCACGCTCATCGACGGCTGGAAGCTGGCCTCCGCCGACTCGTAGTCGATCCCGGCCTCTTGCAGTGACTGACGGACCGCGATCAAGTCAGTGGGCTCGGAGATGACTTCGAAGGTCTCGCCGAGGTCGTTGACCTCCTCGGCGCCCGCCTCCAGCACGGCCGTGAGCACGTCGTCCTCGGACAGGCCGTTCTTCTCCAGCGTCACAACGCCCTTGCGGGAGAACAGGTACGACACCGAACCCGGATCCGCCATGCTGCCGCCGTTACGCGTCATCGCGACCCGAACCTCACCGGCAGCGCGGTTGCGGTTGTCACTCAGGCACTCGATGAGCACCGCGACGCCGTTGGGGCCATAGCCCTCGTACATGATGGTCTGCCAGTCGGCACCGCCAGCCTCTTCGCCGGCGCCGCGCTTGCGCGCCCGCTCGATGTTGTCGTTGGGTACCGAGGTCTTCTTAGCCTTCTGGATGGCGTCGTAGAGCGTCGGGTTACCAGACGGATCACCGCCGCCGGTACGCGCGGCGACCTCGATGTTCTTGATCAGCTTGGCGAACTCTTTGCCACGGCGCGCGTCTTTGACGGCCTTCTGATGCTTGGTGGTGGCCCACTTGGAATGGCCGCTCATGTACCCCTGTACTACTTTCTCTAGGTTCTGTCGCACTTCTGCGCTGCCCGAGTGTACTCGCGCACCTAGGGTGAATCACATGACTGTCCTGGTAGCCGACCCGATTGTCGACACTGTCCTGGACCGATACGCGTCAACCGTCGGAGACAGCCTCACCGATTACCGCAATCACCTGTACCGGGGCATGAACTACCAGCTCCGTCTTCTCGGCATGACGCAAGCCCCGCCCGACATCGCGCTGGCGTGGGCCACGCACGATATCGGCATCTGGACGGCAGGGACCTGGGACTACCTGGATCCCTCGGTGGCACTGGCCGAGCAGCTGGCGCCGGAGTTCGGTATCACCGACGTCGGCCGGGTCAAGGCGATGGTGGCCGATCACCACAAGCTGAGGTCAGCGGACGATCTGTGGGTCGAGATGTTCCGCTTGGGTGATCGGGTCGATGCGTTCCGCGGGCTCTACGCCTGGACCGGTCTGGAACGCTCCGATGTACGCGAGGTCGTGGAGGCACTGCCATACGGCGGTTTTCACGGATTCTTATTGCGGACGGCCGGACAGTGGACGCTGAAGCATCCGCTGCGCCCGATGCCCATGCTGCGCTGGTAACCACCGCGTCGAGCGCATACCGCACGCCGAAAAATCGGGCGCTACGGCCGCACCTGGTATGCGGTCGATGACACCTAGGAAGCGCGCACCATGTCGACGAACAATTGGTGCACTCGCCGGTCCCCGGTGACCTCG
This window encodes:
- the ruvA gene encoding Holliday junction branch migration protein RuvA; the protein is MIASVNGEVIDIALDHVVIEAAGVGYRVNATPATLSTLRRGAQVRLITAMIVREDSMTLYGFTDTDARDLFLTLLGVSGVGPKIAMATLAVYDASALRQALADGDVNALTRVPGIGKRGAERMVLELREKVAAAPGGTTELGRGTASLVRTQVVEALIGLGFAAKQAEQATDTVLAQDNSEGDTSTVLRSALTLLGKTR
- the ruvB gene encoding Holliday junction branch migration DNA helicase RuvB, producing MSGALTVGENDIDAGLRPKSLREFIGQPRVREQLDLVLSGAKNRGGTPDHILLSGPPGLGKTSLAMIIAAELGSSLRVTSGPALERAGDLAAMLSNLVENDVLFIDEIHRIARPAEEMLYLAMEDFRVDIVVGKGPGATSIPLEVAPFTLVGATTRSGSLTGPLRDRFGFTAHMDFYESEELELVLARSAGILGIELGVDAGVEIARRSRGTPRIANRLLRRVRDYAEVRADGVITVDVAKSALEVYDVDELGLDRLDRAVLSALTRSFGGGPVGLSTLAVAVGEESTTVEEVCEPFLVRAGMLARTPRGRVATALAWTHLGLTPPPQVLGQAGLFD
- a CDS encoding TetR/AcrR family transcriptional regulator, whose product is MSTEPRRSDATRAAILEAAQEHFAGVGYEKATIRAIAATAGIDPSLVMRYYGNKAKLFTAAANFDIHFPDDLAEIPRDQLGASMVQHFLTQWEADDTMVALLRAAVSHESARARMEEIFSCQMVPVIESLTADRAMERAALIGTQMIGLAMCRYVIRLGNVPAMTHEQIIDLIAPTIQAYLDCDCDCEAP
- a CDS encoding phosphatase PAP2 family protein is translated as MSVGKLPSEKTVQWWPPLGVILMLVLGFSVGKGSTPLDRWFFDATQVAFGVQPRWLLFFTDWVFLVPVLVVCVGFELYRRRWRVATVVLVCPFIANWTTQATKMLVGREKGGYLAYPSGHTTFVVAVTGMLVLVAGGALWAYIAAAIVSMLGLLGQVACGYHYFTDTIGAVLVTTAVVTLAFWAAGQSSSSAASTSSDKSTLV
- a CDS encoding YebC/PmpR family DNA-binding transcriptional regulator, which encodes MSGHSKWATTKHQKAVKDARRGKEFAKLIKNIEVAARTGGGDPSGNPTLYDAIQKAKKTSVPNDNIERARKRGAGEEAGGADWQTIMYEGYGPNGVAVLIECLSDNRNRAAGEVRVAMTRNGGSMADPGSVSYLFSRKGVVTLEKNGLSEDDVLTAVLEAGAEEVNDLGETFEVISEPTDLIAVRQSLQEAGIDYESAEASFQPSMSVPVDVDTARKVFKLVDALEDSDDVQNVYTNVDLSDEVLAALDED
- the ruvC gene encoding crossover junction endodeoxyribonuclease RuvC, producing MRVMGVDPGLTRCGLSMVEASSGRKVVALDVDVVRTPANQPLPQRLLAISEVVEHWMDTHRPDVVAIERVFAQQNVSTVMGTAQAGGIVALSAAKRGIEVYFHTPSEVKAAVTGNGRADKSQVTAMITRILQLQTAPKPADAADALALAICHCWRAPMLARMAKAEAAAEEQRKAFAARMKAVAR